One genomic region from Chloroflexia bacterium SDU3-3 encodes:
- a CDS encoding GNAT family N-acetyltransferase yields MITFEPMGEETFQRYCEQAIRAYAEDHIRGGRWTPDEAYEKSAEEFRTLLPQGVATPDHFIYDLVEGEGRQAVGVLWLNTQQRGGELQVFIYEVEIYEPFRRRGYAAQAFALLDDWARERGASAIRLHVFGHNHAARALYEKAGYEPTNIQMIKRLDAKAAPIPS; encoded by the coding sequence ATGATCACATTCGAGCCGATGGGCGAAGAGACGTTCCAGCGCTACTGCGAGCAGGCCATCCGCGCCTACGCCGAGGACCACATCCGCGGCGGGCGCTGGACGCCCGACGAGGCCTACGAGAAGTCGGCGGAGGAGTTCCGCACGCTGCTGCCGCAGGGCGTGGCCACACCCGACCACTTCATCTACGATCTGGTGGAAGGCGAGGGGCGGCAGGCGGTGGGCGTGCTATGGCTAAACACCCAGCAGCGCGGCGGCGAGCTACAGGTGTTCATCTATGAGGTGGAGATCTACGAGCCGTTCCGGCGCAGGGGCTACGCCGCGCAGGCCTTCGCACTGCTGGATGACTGGGCGCGCGAGCGCGGGGCCAGCGCCATCCGGCTGCATGTGTTCGGGCACAACCACGCGGCGCGGGCGCTCTACGAGAAGGCCGGCTACGAGCCGACCAACATCCAGATGATCAAGCGGCTGGATGCCAAGGCAGCGCCGATACCTTCTTGA
- a CDS encoding ABC transporter ATP-binding protein, whose translation MHHPHHIASLELRGITKRYPGVVANDRVSLDVRAGEIHALLGENGAGKSTLMKILYGLQQPDEGQILIDGQPAPIGSPHEAIRRGIGMIHQHFMLVPALTVAENVALGLRSSRGVRLDLDRVEARIRELVAAYGLRVDPRAPVWQLSVGEQQRVEIIKALYRGAALLVMDEPTAVLTPAESDDLFAMLRQMRAEGRALIFISHKLNEVLALCDRITVLRDGRNVGTYASAGLSRGELARLMVGREIAPARNEAPRPADAATSTVLRMSGVDALGDRGTPALRGVALAMGAGEIVGLAGVSGNGQRELAEVLAGLRQPTAGQIELCGQPLAGGPAAHTAAGVSYIPEERMRDGAVMDFTVAENIVLRDHARPPYARAGFLNTAHIAAASRELIERFRVKTPSANTPIRALSGGNIQKVIMARELARGPRLLVAAQPTRGVDIGASEYIHQTLLDLRRQGTAILLISEDLDEIMALADRVAVMYAGGIAAVLPRAQASPERIGMLMAGAGEAHGSTHV comes from the coding sequence ATGCACCACCCGCACCACATCGCCAGCCTAGAGCTGCGCGGCATCACCAAGCGCTACCCCGGCGTCGTCGCCAACGACCGCGTCAGCCTCGACGTGCGCGCGGGCGAGATCCACGCCCTGCTCGGCGAGAACGGCGCGGGCAAATCCACCCTCATGAAGATCCTCTACGGCCTCCAGCAGCCCGACGAGGGCCAGATCCTGATCGACGGCCAGCCCGCCCCCATAGGCTCGCCCCACGAGGCCATCCGGCGCGGCATCGGCATGATCCACCAGCACTTCATGCTCGTGCCCGCGCTCACCGTGGCCGAGAACGTGGCGCTGGGCCTGCGCTCCTCGCGCGGCGTGCGGCTCGACCTCGACCGCGTCGAGGCCCGCATCCGCGAGCTGGTGGCGGCCTACGGCCTGCGCGTCGACCCGCGCGCCCCGGTCTGGCAGCTCTCGGTCGGCGAGCAGCAGCGCGTCGAGATCATCAAGGCGCTCTACCGTGGCGCGGCCCTGCTGGTGATGGACGAGCCGACCGCCGTGCTCACCCCCGCCGAGAGCGACGACCTGTTCGCCATGCTGCGCCAGATGCGCGCCGAGGGCCGCGCCCTGATCTTCATCTCGCACAAGCTGAACGAGGTGCTGGCCCTGTGCGACCGCATCACCGTGCTGCGCGACGGGCGCAACGTGGGCACCTACGCCAGCGCGGGCCTCTCGCGCGGCGAGCTGGCCCGCCTGATGGTCGGGCGCGAGATCGCCCCCGCCCGCAACGAGGCCCCGCGCCCCGCCGACGCGGCCACATCCACCGTGCTGCGCATGTCCGGCGTCGACGCCCTGGGCGACCGAGGCACCCCGGCCCTGCGCGGCGTGGCGCTGGCCATGGGCGCGGGCGAGATCGTGGGGCTGGCCGGGGTCTCGGGCAACGGCCAGCGCGAGCTTGCCGAGGTGCTGGCCGGGCTACGCCAGCCCACCGCAGGCCAGATCGAGCTGTGCGGCCAACCCCTGGCGGGCGGGCCAGCCGCCCACACCGCCGCAGGCGTCAGCTACATCCCCGAGGAGCGCATGCGCGACGGCGCGGTGATGGATTTCACCGTGGCCGAGAACATCGTGCTGCGCGACCACGCCCGCCCGCCCTACGCTCGCGCTGGCTTCCTGAATACCGCCCACATCGCCGCCGCCAGCCGCGAGCTGATCGAGCGCTTCCGCGTCAAGACGCCCAGCGCCAACACGCCCATCCGCGCCCTCTCCGGCGGCAACATCCAGAAGGTGATCATGGCCCGCGAGCTGGCGCGCGGCCCACGCCTGCTGGTGGCGGCCCAGCCCACGCGCGGCGTGGACATCGGCGCGTCCGAGTACATCCACCAGACCCTGCTCGACCTGCGGCGGCAGGGCACCGCCATCCTGCTGATCTCGGAAGACCTCGATGAGATCATGGCCCTTGCCGATCGCGTCGCGGTGATGTACGCTGGCGGCATCGCCGCCGTGCTGCCGCGCGCCCAGGCCAGCCCCGAGCGCATCGGCATGCTCATGGCGGGCGCGGGCGAGGCCCATGGCAGCACACATGTGTAG
- a CDS encoding PadR family transcriptional regulator translates to MPNDDCSTATRRRTLTAAYVSAIIDGTTTTCETRAAAGDARRTAHRVAYEKTGSRSAGQHAPWCAPPSTSIRKKAMTATRLLILGVLRQQPQHGYDVRRTLELWNAEHWANIAYGSIYFALGKMEEEGLVDVIGAGQVGRRPARTTYAITPAGHAEFQRLLREYWWEYKPTIDPLQVAITFAHALPREDLLAAIQHRSQHMRAVLPQLHQRGEQLRQQPGMPGNIFAGLALASMQIETTLAWMDDLIGQIERGELP, encoded by the coding sequence ATGCCCAACGACGATTGTAGCACAGCGACGCGCCGCCGTACATTGACAGCCGCCTATGTGTCCGCAATAATAGATGGCACCACCACAACCTGCGAGACACGCGCGGCAGCAGGCGACGCCCGCCGCACCGCGCACCGTGTGGCCTACGAGAAAACGGGTAGCCGCAGCGCGGGGCAACATGCCCCATGGTGCGCTCCCCCAAGCACGAGCATAAGGAAAAAGGCCATGACCGCCACACGCCTGCTCATCCTTGGCGTCCTGCGCCAGCAGCCACAGCACGGCTACGATGTGCGCCGCACCTTGGAGCTATGGAACGCCGAGCACTGGGCCAACATCGCCTACGGCTCGATCTACTTCGCGCTCGGCAAGATGGAAGAGGAGGGGCTTGTCGATGTGATCGGGGCGGGGCAGGTGGGTCGTCGGCCAGCGCGCACCACCTACGCCATCACCCCGGCAGGCCACGCCGAGTTCCAGCGGCTGCTGCGCGAGTACTGGTGGGAGTACAAGCCCACGATCGACCCGCTGCAGGTGGCCATCACCTTCGCGCACGCGCTGCCCCGCGAGGATCTGCTGGCCGCGATCCAGCATCGCAGCCAGCACATGCGCGCGGTGCTGCCGCAGCTGCACCAGCGGGGCGAGCAGCTGCGGCAGCAGCCCGGCATGCCAGGCAATATCTTCGCGGGGCTGGCGCTGGCCAGCATGCAGATCGAGACCACGCTGGCATGGATGGATGACCTGATCGGCCAGATCGAGCGGGGCGAGCTGCCGTAG
- a CDS encoding urate hydroxylase PuuD: MDPMVRELLDLFVRWTHVIAGIMWIGNSLLFNWLDRNLKPFEEQDPASFGKIWLLHSGAFYEVEKKLLPAGMAYPSKVHWFMFQNLTTWLSGIGLLIIVYYMGGAAYMVDPAVANISAGMAIAIGVGTLVVSWFVYDLLWCSPLGKNTPLAFAISFALLMAVTYGLTHVLSGRAAYIHVGALLGTIMTANVWQYIVPSQRALVAATKAGLAQDPAISYRAKQRSIHNNYMTFPVIFIMISNHFPSTYGNALNWLLLIILMVGSATLRHLMNIRFSYGGWLRLAAGTVLATVALLIIVITITTRAQATAAVSGPVSFAQARGIIAQRCVPCHSATPTDDTYTTAPAGVLFDTPAQIINYATRIQERAVIGKTMPLGNKTGITDEERAILGAWVAQGAQAK; this comes from the coding sequence GTGGACCCGATGGTGCGCGAACTACTTGACCTCTTCGTCCGCTGGACGCACGTCATCGCCGGAATCATGTGGATCGGCAACTCGCTGCTGTTCAACTGGCTTGACCGCAACCTCAAGCCGTTCGAGGAGCAAGACCCCGCCTCGTTTGGCAAGATCTGGCTGCTGCACAGCGGCGCGTTCTACGAGGTCGAGAAGAAGCTGCTGCCCGCCGGTATGGCCTACCCCAGCAAAGTCCACTGGTTCATGTTCCAGAACCTCACCACATGGCTCAGCGGCATCGGCCTGCTGATCATCGTCTACTACATGGGCGGCGCGGCCTACATGGTCGACCCCGCCGTGGCCAACATCAGCGCGGGGATGGCCATCGCCATCGGCGTGGGCACGCTGGTGGTCTCGTGGTTCGTCTACGACCTGCTGTGGTGCTCGCCGCTGGGCAAGAACACCCCGCTGGCCTTCGCTATCTCGTTCGCGCTGCTCATGGCCGTCACCTACGGCCTCACCCACGTGCTCAGCGGGCGGGCCGCCTACATCCACGTGGGCGCGCTGCTCGGCACGATCATGACGGCCAACGTGTGGCAGTATATCGTGCCCTCGCAGCGGGCCTTGGTGGCCGCCACCAAGGCGGGCCTAGCCCAAGATCCAGCGATCTCGTACCGCGCCAAGCAGCGCTCCATCCACAACAACTACATGACCTTCCCCGTGATCTTCATCATGATCAGCAACCACTTCCCCAGCACCTACGGCAACGCGCTCAACTGGCTGCTGCTGATCATCCTGATGGTGGGCAGCGCCACGCTGCGCCACCTGATGAACATCCGCTTCTCCTACGGCGGCTGGCTGCGGCTGGCCGCTGGCACCGTGCTGGCCACCGTGGCGCTGCTGATCATCGTCATCACGATCACCACCCGCGCCCAGGCCACGGCGGCGGTCAGCGGGCCGGTCAGCTTCGCCCAGGCGCGCGGCATCATCGCCCAGCGCTGCGTGCCCTGCCACTCGGCCACACCCACCGACGACACCTACACCACCGCGCCCGCCGGGGTGCTGTTCGACACGCCCGCGCAGATCATCAACTACGCCACGCGCATCCAGGAGCGCGCGGTGATCGGCAAGACCATGCCGCTGGGCAACAAGACCGGCATCACCGATGAGGAGCGCGCCATCCTGGGGGCGTGGGTGGCGCAGGGCGCGCAGGCGAAGTAG
- a CDS encoding RpiB/LacA/LacB family sugar-phosphate isomerase: MKIALSSDMRTGLIDALLNELAWRGHEVRYFGPQARGDADADWPVVTRQAAEQVASGEVDEAIVLCWTGTGCSIAANKVPGIRAALCHDAETARGARVWNHANALALSLRATPEGTLPEILDAWFATPPGDDAWNLQQVARVGQIERDYQRTAEGGA, encoded by the coding sequence ATGAAGATCGCGCTGAGCAGCGACATGCGCACCGGCCTGATCGACGCGCTGCTGAATGAGCTGGCGTGGCGCGGCCACGAGGTGCGCTACTTCGGCCCGCAGGCCAGGGGCGATGCCGACGCCGACTGGCCGGTGGTCACACGCCAGGCGGCGGAGCAGGTGGCCAGCGGCGAGGTCGACGAGGCCATCGTGCTGTGCTGGACGGGCACGGGCTGCAGCATCGCGGCCAACAAAGTGCCCGGCATCCGCGCCGCGCTCTGCCACGACGCCGAGACGGCCAGGGGCGCGCGGGTGTGGAACCACGCCAACGCGCTGGCGCTGAGCCTGCGCGCCACGCCCGAGGGCACGCTGCCCGAGATCCTGGACGCGTGGTTCGCCACGCCGCCCGGCGACGACGCGTGGAACCTGCAGCAGGTGGCGCGGGTGGGGCAGATCGAGCGGGACTACCAACGAACAGCTGAGGGGGGAGCATGA